From a single Macrobrachium rosenbergii isolate ZJJX-2024 chromosome 9, ASM4041242v1, whole genome shotgun sequence genomic region:
- the LOC136842013 gene encoding uncharacterized protein — protein sequence MRKDDWLEIASHYEFAKDIKKAWRKSQIKSNVISKLVDDGVLSEEAFDLCDEGSSALEVKRLEIQYAREREERERQDRLKREEIERQDRLDREKREERERQDRLKREEIERQDRLDREKREYQLKLEALKSGSKGKISLIDESIPDVNESANGISVRIVRDTGSSHSLVVRDAVPGIENCMTQDSVILKSIGGLTTVPRAKLHVDCNLYTGNTVVGVVDSLPIPNIDFLLGNDIAGSRVIPDPVVVDTPLIENPVKELEENAMFQSCVVEHSLRILDTARNLICTDAVDVAAGDVVEELEQRNSPLIEDKVEKVNNEKDCKLDNTTEEVRESSLLDCNILDSEFHNLFEMREFDIRDAQANDYSLQQMFNEAVSESEIATEATCYYLKTGILMRKYRALSTPANASWDVKYQLVVPLGLREEIIRIAHVNTSAHLGVKKTTLNILQYFYWPGIREDVKKFCKVCDTCQKVGKPNQPIKPVPLSPQIVCSVPFEKVILDCVGPLPKSKNKNQYLMTVMCSSIRYPDAVPLRNISAKTLIPHLVKIFTQYGIPRIVQTDRGTNFTSTLFQEVMKVMGIKHSMSTVYHPQSQGCLERFHQTLKEGLTKFCEETGKDWEEGLPFVLYAVRNAHQESLGSSPAELLYGRQIRGPLKVLYDTWLDYSEDVSLGEYATNLREKLEYSRKFAHQHLFKAQHSMKKNFDSKAEKREFKVGNRVLMLTPMKKTFESRYEGPFTVMSKNQNVYEISTPGKRRDRKKVHINRLKLYSTKEKTEESIAVASLVLVDKSSDQVSDDHLIKTDVRLSNSDNINHLKSKLHHLPSLQLQDIERLLESFPAICGDIPTQTSLVEVEMQLKIGSVPVKSAPYRVSPYKKTIMKKEVDFLLEHGLAEVSHSPWSSPCVLVGKPDGTCRLCTDYRQVNQLTVSDCYPLPRIDDLIDLVSSSKFISRIDLLKGYYQLPLSESTKPITAFVTPSGLFQYKVLPFGLKNATAIFQRLMNDVLKDLSNVAVYLDDIIVFTDTWDSHLETLRKVFARLEATNLTLNLAKSDFGYARIQYLGYVVGSGEVAPVNAKVNAILTVKEPTCRKEVQRFLGMVGYYRRFCKNFSELVFPLTDLTSSKKKFQWTSEYQEAFDKAKTLLISSPVLKSPDFGSPFILEVDASEIGVGAVLLQRSKDFLLHPVMYSSQKFKPHQLNYSTIEKEALSLLLALEKFDTYLHSSPYTIEVYTDHQPLTFLQKMKTKNKRLMRWWLSLQDYDLHVNHIKGKDNLRADFLSRHPVM from the exons ATGCGAAAGGATGATTGGTTAGAGATCGCTAGTCACTACGAGTTTGCTAAAGACATAAAGAAAGCCTGGCGTAAATCTCAGATTAAGAGTAACGTAATATCGAAGTTAGTCGATGATGGAGTTCTCTCGGAAGAGGCCTTTGATTTATGTGATGAAGGTAGTTCAGCCTTAGAGGTAAAAAGATTAGAAATTCAgtatgcaagagaaagagaggaaagggaaaggcAAGACAGattaaaaagggaagaaattgaacgTCAAGACAGGTTagatagagaaaaaagagaagaaagagaaaggcaggacagattaaaaagggaagaaattgagcGTCAAGACAGGTTagatagagaaaaaagagagTATCAGTTAAAGTTAGAAGCCCTCAAGAGTGGAAGTAAAGGTAAAATTTCTCTTATTGACGAGAGTATACCTGATGTAA ATGAAAGTGCCAATGGAATCTCTGTCAGGATAGTACGAGATACGGGTTCGTCGCACAGCTTGGTGGTCAGAGATGCAGTTCCTGGTATAGAGAATTGTATGACTCAAGATAGTGTAATTCTGAAGAGCATTGGCGGATTGACTACAGTACCCAGAGCAAAGTTGCATGTGGATTGTAATTTGTATACAGGGAATACTGTTGTAGGAGTTGTTGACTCATTACCTATACCTAACATTGATTTTCTATTAGGAAATGATATCGCTGGTTCCAGAGTGATTCCAGATCCTGTTGTTGTGGATACTCCTCTGATTGAAAATCCAGTGAAGGAACTAGAAGAGAATGCCATGTTTCAGTCATGTGTCGTTGAACACAGCCTGAGGATTTTGGATACTGCAAGGAATTTGATTTGTACGGATGCTGTTGATGTTGCAGCAGGTGATGTAGTAGAGGAGCTAGAGCAGAGAAACTCTCCTCTGATAGAAGACAAGGTAGAAAAAGTCAACAATGAAAAGGACTGTAAGCTAGACAATACTACGGAGGAGGTTCGTGAATCTTCTTTACTAGATTGTAACATTTTGGATTCAGAGTTTCATAATCTGtttgaaatgagagaatttgATATTAGAGATGCTCAAGCTAATGATTATTCTTTACAACAAATGTTTAATGAAGCTGTTTCAGAGAGTGAAATCGCTACAGAAGCGACTTGCTATTATTTAAAGACAGGAATACTGATGAGAAAGTACAGAGCACTATCTACTCCTGCTAATGCTTCATGGGATGTGAAGTACCAATTAGTTGTACCTTTAGGATTGAGAGAAGAAATAATCCGGATTGCCCATGTGAATACATCTGCCCATCTTGGAGTGAAGAAGACCACTCTCaatattctgcaatatttttattgGCCTGGAATAAGAGAAGatgtaaagaaattttgtaaagtttGTGATACTTGTCAAAAAGTAGGTAAACCTAATCAGCCTATAAAACCAGTACCTTTATCTCCACAGATTGTATGTAGTGTTCCATTTGAGAAAGTAATTTTGGATTGTGTTGGTCCATTGCCTAAGtctaaaaacaaaaaccagtATTTGATGACTGTTATGTGCAGTAGCATAAGGTATCCAGATGCTGTACCTCTGCGTAATATTTCTGCTAAAACATTAATTCCTCATCTAGTTAAGATTTTCACCCAATATGGAATACCTAGGATTGTACAGACCGATCGTGGAACTAATTTTACGTCTACATTATTTCAGGAAGTAATGAAAGTAATGGGTATTAAACATTCTATGTCCACAGTATATCATCCTCAAAGTCAAGGTTGTCTTGAAAGATTTCACCAGACGCTGAAAGAAGGATTGACTAAGTTTTGTGAAGAAACTGGTAAAGACTGGGAGGAAGGATTGCCATTTGTTTTATATGCCGTGAGGAATGCACATCAGGAAAGTCTTGGATCTTCTCCTGCCGAATTACTTTATGGAAGACAAATTAGAGGACCACTTAAAGTATTGTATGACACTTGGTTAGACTATAGTGAAGATGTCAGTTTGGGAGAATATGCAACGAATTTAAGAGAAAAGCTTGAGTATTCACGTAAGTTCGCCCATCAACATTTGTTTAAAGCCCAGCATTCCATGAAGAAAAACTTTGATAGTAaagcagagaagagagaatttaaagttGGAAATAGAGTTTTAATGTTAACTCctatgaagaaaacttttgaaagcaGATATGAAGGACCATTTACTGTGATGAGTAAGAATcagaatgtatatgaaatatctaCTCCAGGTAAAAGGAGAGATCGGAAAAAAGTACATATAAACagattaaaactttattctactaaggagaaaactgaagaaagtatTGCCGTTGCTAGCTTGGTTCTTGTTGACAAGTCTTCTGATCAAGTATCTGATGACCATCTTATAAAAACAGATGTTCGATTATCCAATTCTGACAATATCAACCATCTGAAATCTAAATTGCATCATTTACCCTCTCTTCAATTGCAGGATATAGAAAGGTTGTTGGAATCTTTCCCAGCGATTTGTGGAGACATACCAACACAAACAAGTCTTGTGGAAGTTGAGATGCAGCTTAAGATCGGCTCAGTTCCAGTTAAGAGCGCTCCGTATCGAGTATCTCCATACAAGAAGACCATCATGAAAAAAGAGGTAGATTTCTTGCTAGAACATGGTTTGGCCGAAGTCAGCCATAGTCCATGGTCATCTCCATGTGTACTAGTAGGAAAACCAGATGGTACATGTCGGTTATGCACAGATTATCGTCAGGTAAACCAACTTACTGTTTCTGACTGCTATCCGTTACCCAGAATTGACGATCTTATTGACTTGGTAAGCTCATCAAAATTTATATCTCGTATAGATCTTCTTAAAGGTTACTATCAACTACCATTGTCAGAATCCACAAAACCCATAACTGCGTTTGTAACACCTAGTGGACTTTTTCAATACAAGGTGTTACCttttggattaaagaatgctACAGCTATATTTCAAAGGCTCATGAATGATGTTTTGAAGGATTTATCCAATGTTGCAGTATATTTGGACGACATTATTGTTTTTACAGATACTTGGGATAGCCACCTAGAGACGTTAAGGAAGGTATTCGCTCGGTTGGAAGCCACAAACCTCACACTGAATTTGGCGAAGAGTGACTTTGGTTATGCCCGAATTCAGTATCTTGGATATGTTGTCGGGAGTGGAGAAGTCGCACCCGTTAATGCCAAGGTGAATGCCATCTTAACTGTGAAGGAACCTACCTGTCGGAAGGAAGTTCAACGCTTCTTAGGGATGGTCGGGTATTACAGAAGATTCTGTAAGAATTTTTCGGAACTTGTCTTTCCACTGACTGATCTGACAAGCAGCAAGAAAAAGTTCCAGTGGACCTCAGAGTACCAGGAGGCATTCGACAAGGCTAAGACTTTGTTAATCTCAAGCCCAGTTCTCAAATCTCCTGATTTTGGAAGTCCGTTTATCCTCGAAGTAGATGCCAGTGAGATTGGAGTAGGAGCAGTTCTTCTGCAGAGAAGCAAAGACTTCTTACTACATCCAGTGATGTACAGCTCGCAAAAGTTTAAACCCCATCAGCTTAActactctacaatagaaaaggaaGCTCTTAGCCTACTTTTGGCTTTGGAGAAGTTTGATACTTATCTTCATTCGTCCCCATACACTATTGAAGTATATACTGATCATCAGCCACTTACGTTCTTGCAGAAAATGAAGACTAAGAATAAGAGACTAATGAGATGGTGGTTATCCTTGCAAGACTATGATCTACATGTGAATCACATCAAGGGAAAGGATAATTTGCGTGCAGATTTTTTATCCAGGCATCCTGTTATGTAA